The sequence CAACCCGAACCCGACCTTTCGGTGGATCCCGCAGATGCTCGACGGTTCGGAGCACAAACAGTGGCGCAAGCAGCTCAATCCGCTGTTCTCGCCCAAGAACGTCGAGGGACTCGAGGACAAGGTGCGCGAACGTGCCGTCTCGCTGATCAAGTCGATAGCCACAAGGGGCAAGTGCGACTTCATGAAGGACTTCGCACTGCAATACCCGTCGTTCATCTTCCTCGAGTTGATGGGGATGCCCTTCGAGGATCTCGACAAGTTCCTGCACTGGGAAGACGAGATCCTGCACGTGTCCGGTGACGCCGAAGAGACCGCCCGCCGGCGCGGCGTGGCCACCCTCGAGCTCACGGAGTACTTCCGAAAGCTCATCGACGAACGGCGCACGGCCCCGAAAGACGACCTGATCAGCAAGGCCATCGAGTTCGAGATCGACGGCGCGCCCGCAACGCAGGAAGATCTGGAGTCGTTCTGCATCCTGATGTTCATGGCGGGGCTGGACACGGTGACCGCCACCCTGGGAACGACCTTCCTCCATCTGTCGACGCATCAGGAGGACCGGCAGGCGATCGTCGACGATCCCGAGCTGATCCCCTCGGCGATCGAGGAGATGCTGAGGGCATTCGCGATCGTGATCCCATCGCGAAAGGTGCTGGAAGACACCGAGATCGCCGGGTGTCCGATCAAAGCAGGCGAGATGGTGTGTCTGCCGCTGAACCTGGCCACCCGCGATGAGTCGGTCTACGAGGACGCCAAGGAAGTCCACTTGGACCGCAGCCCGAACAATCACATCGCATTCGGCGCCGGACCGCATCGTTGCCTTGGCTCCCACCTCGCGCGACGTGAACTGCGGATCGCCCTCGAAGAGTGGCATCGGTACATCCCGAACTACCGACTGGCGCCGGAGTCACACCCCACCGAGTCCGGCGGCCAACTGGGCCCCAACGGCAACATCATCCTGGAGTGGGACATCTGAACCGAGCGCTCCCTCCACAACGACAACGGCCGGCCGCGTGGC is a genomic window of Gordonia sp. SID5947 containing:
- a CDS encoding cytochrome P450 is translated as MSATESASTCPIHEFNHYAELPFGEKLARYDDLRDEAPVIRNEFANGHYIVTRYEEILKAYQNAKVFSNTAVTVFNPNPTFRWIPQMLDGSEHKQWRKQLNPLFSPKNVEGLEDKVRERAVSLIKSIATRGKCDFMKDFALQYPSFIFLELMGMPFEDLDKFLHWEDEILHVSGDAEETARRRGVATLELTEYFRKLIDERRTAPKDDLISKAIEFEIDGAPATQEDLESFCILMFMAGLDTVTATLGTTFLHLSTHQEDRQAIVDDPELIPSAIEEMLRAFAIVIPSRKVLEDTEIAGCPIKAGEMVCLPLNLATRDESVYEDAKEVHLDRSPNNHIAFGAGPHRCLGSHLARRELRIALEEWHRYIPNYRLAPESHPTESGGQLGPNGNIILEWDI